The Spirochaetaceae bacterium genomic sequence CTAAAAGTGGTACCGGCCTCGTAAAGCACCCCATTAATAACCCCGCGGAAATGGCTATTTTGGTAGGTAAACTCGATACTTTCTATTAAATCGATATTATACAAAGCCACAAAGCGGCTAATCACATCAAAGGGCCGTAAGTTTAAAGCGGCCTCAACGGTTTCACTATCTAGGGTAAAAATAATATCTTCATCGTTAGCGCGCACCCAATAGGCCACATCAGTTTGGGCTACATCACCTAAAGCTAGGCTAATACTTTCGCCATTATGAGTACTAAAAGTGATACGCCCCTGCGGGTTAGCCAGTCCAAACTCAGCCATATTAGGGCGCACCCGCATATTTTGGCGCATAAAGGTAAAGCGTTGCAGCCAGTACTGCAAAAAGGCTTGCTCGGTGTTAAAGCTATCTATCATAGCATTAACATAGGGCTCGGTCATAAGCCAGCTGGTCCACAGCCTGTCATCGGTGCGCGGATTAAGGGCCAGCACAATACGGCCAAACCGGTTTTCTATCTCAATGCGGTTAAGCTGGGTAAAATCGAGCGGCTGCAGGCGTACTTCTAAAAAACTTTCGAGGCTACCAAAAAATTGGTCAAGGTAAAAATTATTTACCACGTAAACATTATTACTTCCGCTCACCATCACATAATAAGCAAGACCCGATGGCGTGGGTGCGCCGATGGCAAGGGTAAAGTTTTGCTCGGCTTCTACCTCGATGAAGATAGGGGTATCCAATCCATAAATACTTAACGGCAAAGCTTCGGCGGCCTCGATAATTTGAGCAGCCATCACATTACTGGCGGTAAAGGCCATTTGACTAAGCACAAAGGGGTTGATAGGCAGCGGTTCGCCGGCTAAACGCCAGCCGCTTTCATCGTGAGCAAACCGAAAGCTTGTATCACCTCTGTTAATGGTAAAAGCCGTTAAACCCGGCGCTGAGTGTACGTTGGTTACGCTAGGGGTAGTGGTTACTGCTTCGTCATCAGTTACCACTTGCCTTGTAGCTAGAGTGGTTAAACCGTAGATAATTAATAAGACAGCTAAAACGAGGGGAAGGATTAATTTTTTTTTGTTTTTCATTACAATTATAGTAGCATATCTTAAAATATTTGTTAAGACAAAGGTTATTATTTGCTTGACAATTAACAGGGATAGAGGTATACGAGTAATCAAGAAAGCCGTAAGGCTTAAAGTGGAAATCCACCTTTACACTAGAAAATAGTAACCTATTAGTTCTCAACTATCAACTATAAATGCTTCCTTTTATAACTCACCACAAAACCAACCACAAAAACCAACGCCGGCAGCACCAGCACAATAAGTGCCGCCAAAAGTAAAGCCGTTATATGGTTTAATTGCAACGGCAGCTCCAGCAAAGATTTAGTATCTATACGCACCACTTCGTTATCATCAAGCCAAGCTACGGCGTTAAGGATTAAATTGCCATTATCGGCCAGCTCGGTAAAGCCGGCTTCTTGCGCCAACACAAAAAGGCGCGCTCCCTCAGCCCGGCCAGTGGTCATATTTTGCTCGTAACTGGCCATTGCAAAACTGTGCCGGCCTGTACTCAGCGGCAGCGGGTTACCATTATCTAACTGCAAAGTAAGGCCGTTATTACTGGTGGTTAAAATGGGGGCAAGCATAACGTTACGCCTGCGCAATGGAGCTTCCTCAATAGCTAGCGGCCAAGCGGCTATTACTAAAGCGCCGGGCCGGCGGCTAATGCTTTGGGTAATAATATGATTCTCTAACCCGACAATAAAGATGTGCGGATTGCCGGTAAACTGCGGCAGCAGCCGCGTGCTATCGGTCTCCGAAATTAAATTGGCGGTAAGCGCCAAACCATATTCTTCTACTAAACGCGTCAACCGTTCAAAGCCGCCGCTGCTCACAAAAGCCGGCGGATTTAATTGCACATACAACCTGCCGCCGCCCGCTAAGTAAGCGCTTAAAACCGCTTCCTCTTGCTCACTAATATCGCGGCGCGGGTCAAAAAGCATAAGCATACTGGCATCGGCCGGCACCTCACCATCTGTTAATAACGATAAAGGCCGCACCGTGTAATTTAAATTCTCTAAAGCCGCAAGTAACGAACGGCCATCACTAAGGGCCAACTCGTGCAAGCCCAACCCGCTATGCCCCATCAGTAAATAAATAATCCCCTCACGGCCGTTCATAGCAAATTGCAGGGCATTGGTTACTAAACTTTCCACATTAATAGAGCTAATTACTTGCTCATCACCGCGCATAGAAATACCAAAAAACTCACGCGGGTCGATGATACGATGAAAAAGCGGCCCCGCCACAATAATACTGCCGTTATGTATTGTCTCCCCATCACGCACAAAGGGGGCCACGAGGGCCGGGTTACGCTCGGCATTAATCATACGGTAACTAACCCGATTACTGGCATTAGCATACAAAGCCAATACCTCGTTAATTTGAGCCACCTCCACATTACTAGTAACAATCCGTTCGTCCATTAAAAAATAAATATTAACATCTACATCAAGATTGTTTAAAATGGCCGCAGTTTCGGGCTCTAAGGTGTATAAACCCACACGTGTACTATCAATTTGCAAGTTAAGGTTAGAGGCCAGTAAATTAACAACCAGCAAGATAGCCGTAAAAACAACTAAGGTAACCACCCCGCTTACAGCGCGCCTGCTGCGCAGATTAAAGATTGATTTAAATAAGTTAAAAAAATTAGGCATAACGTCCCTCTTCTAAACGCCAAGCGGCAAGATAAACAAAAAAAGCGCTAAAACTAAGGTAAAAAACCACATCGCTCAGCCGTATCACACCGCGCAAAAAGTTATCGTAACGGCTGGAAAGGCTTAAGGCCAACATCATATTAGGAATAAGGCGTACAAAACCCTCATTTAAAATGAGATACAACAAACCTATTACCAATAACAAGCCTACAGCTACTAAAATGGTTAGCCGGGCATTGGCGCTTTTCCGCCATAACCGCCAGCTAAAAAGCAAAGTAATCA encodes the following:
- a CDS encoding DUF4340 domain-containing protein yields the protein MKNKKKLILPLVLAVLLIIYGLTTLATRQVVTDDEAVTTTPSVTNVHSAPGLTAFTINRGDTSFRFAHDESGWRLAGEPLPINPFVLSQMAFTASNVMAAQIIEAAEALPLSIYGLDTPIFIEVEAEQNFTLAIGAPTPSGLAYYVMVSGSNNVYVVNNFYLDQFFGSLESFLEVRLQPLDFTQLNRIEIENRFGRIVLALNPRTDDRLWTSWLMTEPYVNAMIDSFNTEQAFLQYWLQRFTFMRQNMRVRPNMAEFGLANPQGRITFSTHNGESISLALGDVAQTDVAYWVRANDEDIIFTLDSETVEAALNLRPFDVISRFVALYNIDLIESIEFTYQNSHFRGVINGVLYEAGTTF
- a CDS encoding Gldg family protein translates to MPNFFNLFKSIFNLRSRRAVSGVVTLVVFTAILLVVNLLASNLNLQIDSTRVGLYTLEPETAAILNNLDVDVNIYFLMDERIVTSNVEVAQINEVLALYANASNRVSYRMINAERNPALVAPFVRDGETIHNGSIIVAGPLFHRIIDPREFFGISMRGDEQVISSINVESLVTNALQFAMNGREGIIYLLMGHSGLGLHELALSDGRSLLAALENLNYTVRPLSLLTDGEVPADASMLMLFDPRRDISEQEEAVLSAYLAGGGRLYVQLNPPAFVSSGGFERLTRLVEEYGLALTANLISETDSTRLLPQFTGNPHIFIVGLENHIITQSISRRPGALVIAAWPLAIEEAPLRRRNVMLAPILTTSNNGLTLQLDNGNPLPLSTGRHSFAMASYEQNMTTGRAEGARLFVLAQEAGFTELADNGNLILNAVAWLDDNEVVRIDTKSLLELPLQLNHITALLLAALIVLVLPALVFVVGFVVSYKRKHL